The following coding sequences lie in one Arachis stenosperma cultivar V10309 chromosome 5, arast.V10309.gnm1.PFL2, whole genome shotgun sequence genomic window:
- the LOC130980593 gene encoding 2-hydroxyisoflavanone synthase-like, with product MAKSQRNNVSLTCNHLLSDNTLYAPSPYSNSEIPNSLSPKSRLPLVGHVHLLDPLIHHFLIRLSKRHDPIFSLYFGSMPTVVASSFELFKLFLQTHEITSFNTRFQTSAIRRLTYENSIAMISLRTLLKIHKKAHHERPPKHHHRGQAQTSQEPRDQESSQGSCTDVGDFQIVAA from the coding sequence ATGGCGAAATCCCAAAGAAACAATGTTTCTTTGACTTGCAATCACCTTCTTAGTGATAACACTCTTTATGCACCTTCGCCCTACTCCAACAGTGAAATTCCAAATTCTCTGAGCCCAAAGTCTCGTCTCCCTTTAGTGGGACACGTCCACCTCTTGGACCCTCTCATTCACCACTTCCTCATCCGTCTCTCCAAGCGCCATGACCCCATCTTCTCCCTTTACTTCGGTTCCATGCCCACCGTGGTTGCTTCTTCTTTTGAACTCTTTAAGCTCTTCCTCCAAACCCACGAGATCACCTCCTTCAACACCAGGTTCCAAACCTCTGCCATCCGCCGCCTCACCTATGAGAACTCTATCGCCATGATCTCCCTTCGGACCTTACTGAAAATTCATAAGAAAGCTCATCATGAACGACCTCCTAAACATCACCACCGTGGCCAAGCTCAGACCTCTCAAGAGCCAAGAGATCAAGAAAGTTCTCAAGGTTCTTGCACAGATGTGGGAGACTTCCAAATCGTGGCGGCATGA
- the LOC130983092 gene encoding uncharacterized protein LOC130983092, whose protein sequence is MVGHVSDFGIAKLLGEGQSKEYTKTMATVGYIAPGLSMKGWISESLSRAIDRVVDSNLLQDEGHHHVDDIIASTSSILKLALNCCEDLPEERMNMKDIVASLNKVKAKFLKANDKDVVRFCRK, encoded by the exons ATGGTTGGCCATGTCAGTGACTTTGGCATTGCCAAATTGCTTGGCGAGGGACAATCCAAAGAATATACCAAGACCATGGCTACAGTTGGCTACATTGCACCGG GATTAAGCATGAAAGGTTGGATTAGTGAATCATTGTCACGTGCAATTGATCGAGTTGTGGATTCCAACTTGTTACAAGATGAAGGTCACCACCATGTTGATGACATAATAGCATCTACATCATCTATCTTGAAACTGGCCTTGAATTGTTGTGAGGATTTACCTGAAGAACGAATGAACATGAAAGATATTGTTGCATCACTGAACAAAGTTAAGGCCAAGTTTCTTAAAGCTAATGACAAGGATGTCGTTCGGTTTTGTAGAAAATGA